The genomic segment GGCTGGGGGGGCCTTTTCTGCAACCAGGGTAAGCCTTCTCTCCCTGAGGCAGCCTGCTCCCTCCAGAGCAGCCCTGGACTTCCCTGGCTGTTTGGTCACTGGAAAAATAAAGTCTTCCTGCATTTGACGTCGAGCTTCCTATCTCCTACTTTTCCTGTCCCCACCCCTCACAGACCTGAACTACTGCACACACCATAAGCCCTGCAAGAATGGGGCCACCTGCACCAACACGGGCCAGGGGAGCTACACTTGCTCCTGCCGGCCTGGGTACACAGGTGCCACCTGCGAGCTGGGGATCGACGAGTGTGACCCCAGCCCTTGCAAGAATGGAGGGAGCTGCACGGTGAGTTGGAGGCTCCGTGGCATCTTACCCCGAAGTTGGGGTGCCCTGGTGTTGAATGGAGTGTGTGGGCTCCTTGGAGCAACTTTGGAAAGCCTTTTCTGACCTCTCCATCATGTAGGATCTCGAGAACAGCTATTCCTGTACCTGCCCACCTGGCTTCTATGGCAAAATCTGTGAATTGAGTGCTATGACCTGTGCGGATGGCCCTTGCTTTAACGGGGGCCGGTGCTCAGACAGTCCCGATGGAGGGTACAGCTGCCGCTGCCCTGTGGGCTACTCTGGCTTCAACTGTGAGAAGAAAATTGACTACTGCAGTTCTTCACCCTGTTCTAATGGTAAGGGGGCAGCTGGCGATTGCTCAGAGACTTGGGCGACTGGTCAATACTGAGATGGCATTAAAACGAGCATTTGTGAGTGACCTCCAGTTTAGGAAGCACTTTTATCCAGACCGCCAGGAATTCTCGATGGAAACTCTGAGTCTGGAAAGACCTGGGGAgtgagagaggctgaggcatttATTACGAAGTTCTCTGCGAAAACCTAGACCAAGCAGTGTATGACTTGCTCAGGGCCACGAGGTGCTCAGGGCACCTGAGGCCACCTGCGGTTCAGTAATTGATGCCCACAGGCCCCGGCCACTCCAGCTTCGGAGAGTGGCCCAGCTGTGTGGCCATCCAGCACAATAGTCAGGGGTGTCCCTGAGTGAGGACAGAGAGCCTCCTGCTAGCAGTGAGGGGCTGGCTGCCCAAAGCAGACACACAGCAAGGGGAGCTGGGCGCCAGATCTGCCAGAGCATTGTGGAATGGTCATCCTTtgccgccctccctccctccctccctcccctgttGTCAGTGCCTGCTCCTCTCACTCACTGTGTAACCGTGAGCAAGGACACCCTcgttaagcctcagtttccccatctgaaacCTGGGTCGAGTGGCACATGCTCTTGTCGGGCTGTTGTGGCGACTAACGCAGTCACTGGGTGGAAGGTTCTGCACGGCGCCTGTCCAGATGCCAGCCACGTGGTTTCTAACTTGTAGAGCTAGACCTGGACACCTCTGATATTTGAGGTCCTAGACCACGTCACCTTGCACTGTTGACTCATTCAGGCCACAGGCTGTCTTTGGTTTGTCTGGTTTCTACAGTGACAGACAGATAGATGCTTCAGAGTGACTTTTTGGTGAACAAACCTACGAGGAGACACGTGACGCTCATGTCCCTGTGTTCCAGGCGCCAAGTGTGTGGACCTCGGTGATGCCTACTTGTGCCGCTGCCAGGCCGGCTTCTCTGGGAGGCACTGTGACAACAACGTGGACGACTGCGCCTCCGCCCCATGCGCCAACGGGGGCACCTGCCGGGATGGTGTGAATGACTTCTCCTGCACCTGCCCGCCCGGCTACACGGGCAGGAACTGCAGTGCCCCTGTCAGCAGGTGCGAGCACGCACCCTGCCACAATGGGGCCACCTGCCATGAGAGGGGCCACCGCTACGTGTGCGAGTGCGCCCGGGGCTACGGGGGTCCCAACTGCCAGTTCCTGCTCCCCGAGCTGCCCCCAGGCCCGGCGGTGGTGGACCTCACTGAGAAGCTAGAGGGCCAGGGCGGGCCATTCCCCTGGGTGGCCGTGTGCGCCGGGGTCGTCCTTGTCCTCATGCTGCTGCTGGGCTGTGCTGCCATGGTGGTCTGCATCCGGCTGAGGCTGCAGAAGCGCCGGCCCCCAGCCGACCCTTGCCGGGGGGAGACGGAGACCATGAACAACCTGGCCAACTGCCAGCGTGAGAAGGACATCTCAGTCAGCGTCATCGGGGCCACGCAGATCAAGAACACCAACAAGAAGGCGGACTTCCACGGGGACCACAGTGCCGACAAGAATGGCTTCAAGGCACGCTACCCCACGGTGGACTATAACCTCGTGCAGGACCTCAAGGGTGACGACGCCACCGTCAGGGACACGCACAGCAAGCGTGACACCAAGTGCCAGCCCCAGGGCTCCtcaggagaggagaaggggacCCCGACCACACTCAGGGGGTACGTGCTGTGGGCAGGGCATCAGGAGGGGGGTACATGGGGGTATCTTCCTGGAAGCACTGGTCCATTTCTCTTCCCAAATGTTCTCATGCATTCATTgtggattttctctattttccttttaGTGGAGAAGCATCGGAAAGAAAAAGGCCAGACTCGGGCTGTTCAACTTCAAAAGACACCAAGTACCAGTCGGTGTACGTCATATCTGAGGAGAAGGATGAGTGCGTCATAGCAACTGAGGTCAGTGCAGGCAGCGGCCGCTCGCTCCTCCTCAGCATGGGAGCACCTGAAGCCGGAGCATGGGAATCCGTCTTAGGCTAACTTCCCATTTGTCTTGTGGCCCTTCCAGGTGTAAAATGGAAGTGAGATGGCAAGATTCCTGTTTctcttaaaataagtaaaattccAAGGATATATGCCCCAACGAATGCTGCTGAAGAGGAGGGAGGCCTTGTGGACTGCTGCTGAGAAACTGAGTTCAGACCGAGCAGGTTCTCCTCCTGAGGTCCTCGACGCCTGCCGACAGCCTGCCACGGCCCGGCCGCCTGCGGCTCTGCCTTCCGTGACGTCGCCGTTGCACTATGGACAGTTGCtcttaaaagaatatatatttaaatgggtGAACTGAATTACGCATAAGAAGCATGCACTGCCTGAAGTGTATATTTTGGATTCTTATGAGCCAGTCTTTTCTTGAATTAGAAACACAAACACTGCCTTTATTGTCCTTTTTGATACGAAAATGTGCTTTTTCTAGATGGAAAAGATGTGTGTTATTTTTTggatttgtaaaaatatttttcatgataTCTGTAAAGCTTGAGTATTTTGTGAtgttcattttttataatttaaattttggtAAATATGTACAAAGGCACTTCGGGTCTATGTgactatattttttgtatataaatgtatttatggaATATTGTGCAAATGTTATTTGAGTTTTTTACTGTTTTGTTAATGaagaaattcctttttaaaatatttttccaaaataaattttatgaatgACAACCAGAAGGCGTAGTTACTTGGCTTTGCCTTAGCGTGGACCTGCGCTCACCTGCGGCCTGAGAGGCTGAGGGCAGAGGTGGCCTTGGTGTTTCTCTTTTCAAGGCTTTGGTTTCCCTGGATCCATGAGAAGCAACCCATTCCTCTGCTCCATCAGGAAGCTGCCTGCTGGCCATCATGAGGTGGTGATGGTAAGAGCAGGCACGGTCATGAAGCAGCCCCGATTTTCTAATTCCATCTCCCTGATGCATTTATTAGTTCTTTCCACAGAAAGAATAAGCATTCctaattcattccttcattccttcGTTCATTCATGTCAGTGTAGACTCATGAGTTATTTTGTACCCAGTGGGTGACAGTTGTCATGATTTTGTCACCGTTTGGCGCCAACATGGCCTCGGACTGGGTGTGGGAGTCATGGAAGCGGCTCCTCTGCTTCCTGTTGGTGGGCGGCCCTGTCTCTGAGCATGTCCCGCCTTCCGGCTCAGCAGGACCCCGCGGGCTCCTTGTGGACTGACCCCACTCCGGCCCTGGAATTGGCTGCTTTTCCCCCACTAAGCCCTGGTTCCTTCTAGTGGAAATGGTAGCGATTGCATTTTTAACCTGTGCATACCTCAAAGCATTGAGCGGTTCCCAGGATGGACAGAGGGCGACCTACGTAGCAGGAGCTCCATGGAGGGACTGGTGTTCACTCTCCCTCAGACGGGACTCTGCTGTGCCTTTCCTCCTCGCATTAAGGGCACATTAAATTCAGAGGCCAGCAACACCAGCGAAGAGAAGAAGTGTTTTGCTACCAACATTGAATCTTGAATCTGATGACAGCTCTCAGTCTAGTTACCAGTTACAGAAACACAGGGGACTGAAAACTCCTTCCTGGATGCCCCACGGATCTGCGCAGCCAAATCCAGGGAACTCTGTAGCCAAATAAATTGcaaggaaaaaacaagaaagtgGAAAAGGGTAACCTATAGATTCAAAGAGACACATGTCAATCCATCGCAGCGTCTGGATCTGGTTCCTGTTtcaaacagtttaaaaaatttatgaacCAACTGGAGAAATGTAAGCACTGACTGGGATGTCCGAATGATTTTAAAGTATACTTGCTAAATATTTCAGATGTGATGTGTTATtactgttcatttttaaaagagaccTTCTCTTTTAGAGAaacattctgaaatatttatggatgaaaCAATATAAGGTCTGGGATTGATCCAGAGTCCCACCCCCCACCGTGGGCACAGTGGCAGGGGGAGTCCCACGGGCACTGCTGGGGGTCGCTGCAGCTGGGAGTGGCCCACGGGGGCGCTCATTTTACTGTTCTTTCCTCTTTCGTATACGTTTGAAACGTCCCATAAGCGAAAGCATTAAGCTGGATTATACAGCGaatacacgcacacacaaacacagtcTCCTGGTGTGTACGGACTGCCGTGTCTACGACGTGACCTACAGCAGAATGCATCTTAGGGAGGCTCGCTGCGGTTGCAGAGGTACGTTGCAGACGAGAAATCTTCTAAGACCAAAACTAAGCCAATCAAACTGGGTGGAGAATGGGAGTCTGGTCAGGGACGTCGGTACCAGCGTCTCGGGGGTTCTGATGCAGAGTGGGTAATTACCCACTCTGCCAAGTCCCTGGAAGGAAACAGCAGTGTCCGCAGCGGTGCTGGGAGCACCTCCTCCGGGTCTGCAGGGGACGGCGCTTTTCAGGGCGCAGTTCTGCGCATGTGCTCCGCTGGCGCCAGCCGACGCTTCCGGCTGCTTGTAGCGTGGAGTTCAAAATCCTTGGCTTGGCTTCTCCGGTCACGCACCATGCGGCCCCTGCCTGTCCAGGAGCCTCATTTGGTTATTCTCCCACGGGTCCGTTGCCGCTGGGCTCCAGCCGGCGCCCTGGCAGCCTGATCCTCCACCCGCCCCCACTCTGCGACCTGGAGCGTGACCCTCCCTCTGTCTGGTGACTTCCAGTGTGACCTTCCTCCGCCACGACAAGGACCCGCCTGGGTTACCTGCCGCACGTGACGGTGCCCTTGCCGCTCGCCCTGTGGCATGATTAATTTGTGGAGCTGTTTGTTTAGTGGGCGTGTGTCCCAGGAGACTGCAGCCTCAAAGAGGGCGGGCCGTGTTGGCCTTTGTTCACCGCTGCAACCCAATCCCCGCTTGGTGCTGGAGCGAGAAAACGTTCTCTGTCCACGTGAGCTATAAtttgagaacacacagacacacgctcAGGACATTTCATCACGAAATAAGTTCCATGTCGTGTTCACTTTTAACAATGTCACTAGGAGTTTGGAACCATACCATGAAGCCAAACGCAGGGATTATCTGAGCGGGTGAAGGTAgtattatgtttttattctaaTAACTGGCCGCCTAGATACAGCCCTGTATATGGTAAGAGTGCGTTTACTTGGTATTCAGCAAACAAAGCGCTATGCAGTTAGTAATTCCTCAGTCCATGCATTTTATAGAAAAGGCGGAGGGAAGGTAAATGGTTTCCTGAGGAACGGCTGAATGTCTAGAAACATCAAGATGAAGAGTGGTATTTTGCATGCAAGGGCAGGCGCCGTGAGCACCAGGCCTCACAGGCAGGAGGCACACAGTAGGTCTGTGTTGAAAGTAGTGTCTTCCACTACAAGGATAGGACAACAGAGAGTACTTTGAAACTTTACACATTTGTCATTGGAAACAATTCAGAATTAAGTTTTTAAGATGATATGTATTAGTGCAGAGTACTAGCATTTTTCCGGAacaattttaattacatttatttgctCAAACAAGTGACTATTTCCATTTTGGAGAAGCCCATCTGAGCTAAATCACTTTGCTGCTGGGAAGGGCTGGGGAGGTGGTGGAGGTGTCATCAGGGTGTCGTCTGGCTAACACACATTCTTTCTCTTATTCTTGTTTCTTATGAAAACATTCATGGCTCCATGCCTGGCATTTGCTGAATCCATCTTCTAGAGATTACGATTTTAATAGAATCCGGAGTGAGGTACCCGAGGAAGCCAGAatgaaacagcattttaaaatatattgcaacGTGAGCATCAGAACCTCTTGgtttttttaaagcac from the Macaca mulatta isolate MMU2019108-1 chromosome 4, T2T-MMU8v2.0, whole genome shotgun sequence genome contains:
- the DLL1 gene encoding delta-like protein 1; amino-acid sequence: MGGRCALALAVLSALLCQVWSSGVFELKLQEFVNKKGLLGNRNCCRGGAGPPPCACRTFFRVCLKHYQASVSPEPPCTYGSTVTPVLGVDSFSLPDGAGADPAFSNPIRFPFGFTWPGTFSLIIEALHTDSPDDLATENPERLISRLATQRHLTVGEEWSQDLHSSGRTDLKYSYRFVCDEHYYGEGCSVFCRPRDDAFGHFTCGERGEKVCNPGWKGPYCTEPICLPGCDEQHGFCDKPGECKCRVGWQGRYCDECIRYPGCLHGTCQQPWQCNCQEGWGGLFCNQDLNYCTHHKPCKNGATCTNTGQGSYTCSCRPGYTGATCELGIDECDPSPCKNGGSCTDLENSYSCTCPPGFYGKICELSAMTCADGPCFNGGRCSDSPDGGYSCRCPVGYSGFNCEKKIDYCSSSPCSNGAKCVDLGDAYLCRCQAGFSGRHCDNNVDDCASAPCANGGTCRDGVNDFSCTCPPGYTGRNCSAPVSRCEHAPCHNGATCHERGHRYVCECARGYGGPNCQFLLPELPPGPAVVDLTEKLEGQGGPFPWVAVCAGVVLVLMLLLGCAAMVVCIRLRLQKRRPPADPCRGETETMNNLANCQREKDISVSVIGATQIKNTNKKADFHGDHSADKNGFKARYPTVDYNLVQDLKGDDATVRDTHSKRDTKCQPQGSSGEEKGTPTTLRGGEASERKRPDSGCSTSKDTKYQSVYVISEEKDECVIATEV